From the genome of Gorilla gorilla gorilla isolate KB3781 chromosome 4, NHGRI_mGorGor1-v2.1_pri, whole genome shotgun sequence:
GTTCGTTCTCGGTCAGCAGCTGGAGGTTCTCGGCGCGCAGCCggtccagctccagctccagctcccgcACACGCGCGTCGTCGCCACCCAGCCGCTTGCTCTCCAGCCGCAGCCGGTTGTTCTCGTCCTCCATGCGCGAGAGGCACTTCTCCAGTTCCAGGTACTCCTTGATGAGCTCCTGCTTGCTCATGTTCTGCAGGCTCTCCGTGTGGTACCGCTCGTACGTCTCCGAGAAGTCCCGCTGCAGAAACTCGCTGCCGTCCCCTCCCATCCCATCGCTGCCCCCATCCTCCTCACCCCCTTCTTCCATGAAGTCGTCATCGCTGGTGTCGTCGGATTTGGCGGCGGCCCGCTTGGAGTACAGGCCGGTTTTGAGATCCGGCTCCTCCTGGTCGTGATCATCCATGAGGAACTGCGTGGTGTTATAGGGCGCGACCGGCTGGCCCTTGGCGAACATCTCGGCTCGGATCCTTGAAGCTCGAAGGCTCTGTTTCTCGTCgaactttttcttctcttcccaggTCAGCTTGTAGTACGGTTTCCAATGCCGCTTCTTCTTGGACGGGCGTCTCCTATGTTTTTTCTTCCCC
Proteins encoded in this window:
- the HEXIM1 gene encoding protein HEXIM1, with translation MAEPFLSEYQHQPPTSNCTGAAAVQEELNPERPPGAEERVPEEDSRWQSRAFPQLGGRPGPEGEGSLESQPPPLQTQACPESSCLREGEKGQNGDDSSAGGDFPPPAEVEPTPEAELLAQPCHDSEASKLGAPAAGGEEEWGQQQRQLGKKKHRRRPSKKKRHWKPYYKLTWEEKKKFDEKQSLRASRIRAEMFAKGQPVAPYNTTQFLMDDHDQEEPDLKTGLYSKRAAAKSDDTSDDDFMEEGGEEDGGSDGMGGDGSEFLQRDFSETYERYHTESLQNMSKQELIKEYLELEKCLSRMEDENNRLRLESKRLGGDDARVRELELELDRLRAENLQLLTENELHRQQERAPLSKFGD